The genomic DNA TTCCTCCTCAAGAAGTACCTCGTCATCCTCCAGAAATAATCTTAATTTATTGTTTTTTATATTTAATATCCCTTTTTCACAATGAACTTCGAGTTCTGCCCCCGAGTCATACGAATAATTATTTGTAGCATAAAAAACACCTTTTGCCCCGTTTTCAAATATCATATATGCTTCCACAGTGTCTTCGACTTCTATTTCATTTGTTGTACGGTGCTTGTGTACACTTCCGTTGAGTATTTTTATATCCCCGGCAAACCAGAGCATAAGATCAAGAGTATGGATAGCCTGATTTATCAGCACCCCTCCGCCTTCTTTTTCTATAGTACCTTTCCAGTCACTGTAAAGATAATATTCCGGTCCTCTGCACCAGGCGAGAAGCCCTTTTACTCCAAGAATTTTCCCGTATTTATTTTCATCCAGCAGCTTTTTCATATATACAGATGTTCTGTTTAATCTGTTTTGATAGACTATAGCTGAAAGCACCCCGTTTTTTTCCGACTCTTCCACTAAGTTTTCAGCTTCTTTTACACTTAATGCAAGGGGTTTTTCTATGAGAAGATTTTTTCCGTGTTTTATAAAATCCATCGCAATTTCATAGTGATTATAATGCGGTGTGGTTATATGAACTGTGTCTATATCTTTCCTGTCCAGTATTTCTTTGTAGTCGCATATCACAGGTATACTATCTCCCCGGGAAAGCTCCTCGGCCTTTTCGGAATTATTTTCCACGATACATACTATTTCTGCCAGTCCGCTGTTTTTTATTGCTTCTGCATGGACTTTACTTATAGATCCTCCTCCTACTATAGCTACTCTTAACTTTTGCATACC from Sebaldella termitidis ATCC 33386 includes the following:
- a CDS encoding Gfo/Idh/MocA family protein; protein product: MQKLRVAIVGGGSISKVHAEAIKNSGLAEIVCIVENNSEKAEELSRGDSIPVICDYKEILDRKDIDTVHITTPHYNHYEIAMDFIKHGKNLLIEKPLALSVKEAENLVEESEKNGVLSAIVYQNRLNRTSVYMKKLLDENKYGKILGVKGLLAWCRGPEYYLYSDWKGTIEKEGGGVLINQAIHTLDLMLWFAGDIKILNGSVHKHRTTNEIEVEDTVEAYMIFENGAKGVFYATNNYSYDSGAELEVHCEKGILNIKNNKLRLFLEDDEVLLEEESFTKNEFNKKCYGNSHEILIKNFYESILNKTDNYINIKEGIKALKIIEKIYDKEEKTW